Proteins from a genomic interval of Sander vitreus isolate 19-12246 chromosome 6, sanVit1, whole genome shotgun sequence:
- the cnr2 gene encoding cannabinoid receptor 2 yields MEDWEIHTSLGPTEAKENTSSPIVNRSCENLECYMVLTKEEKTAIGSICFLAGPITLLENALVLGVIAATATLRQRPSYLFIASLALADIFASCFFTTSFLDFHLFRRSDGPTAYLFKLGGVTMAFTSSVGSLLLTALDRYLCIHQASSYKVLLTRKRALLSLLILWSATIFISFLPLMGWRCPAVLSPPCSRLFPYINQGYLACWTSFILVLLALILCAYALILWKAHRHVSSMTSLQGAAGTGQARMRMDIRLARMFGLILLILVGCWLPVLSFMLADVSVLLTHTQQRAFAFCSTLCLVNSAVNPLLYALRCRELRVALLKLLQRLCETGRCKKTTDDLTTELPSTEDNCTAFTENDEMPRTRTTQLSVISEMVNDQKLNFRE; encoded by the exons ATGGAGGACTGGGAGATTCATACTTCTTTAGGACCCACAGAAGCCAAAGAGAACACCTCATCACCAATAG TTAACAGGTCTTGTGAGAATCTGGAATGCTACATGGTTCTCACCAAGGAAGAGAAGACAGCCATCGGCTCCATCTGTTTCCTGGCAGGTCCTATCACACTGCTGGAAAATGCTCTTGTGTTGGGAGTGATCGCCGCCACAGCCACCCTGCGGCAGCGGCCTTCATATCTCTTCATTGCCAGCCTTGCTTTGGCTGATATCTTCGCCAGCTGCTTCTTCACCACCAGCTTCCTGGATTTTCACCTCTTTCGCCGCAGTGATGGCCCCACTGCCTACCTCTTCAAATTAGGTGGAGTCACCATGGCCTTCACAAGCTCAGTGGGGAGTTTACTGCTGACTGCTCTGGACCGCTACCTCTGCATCCATCAGGCCTCCAGCTATAAGGTGCTGCTTACCCGTAAGCGAGCCCTGCTGAGTCTGCTGATCCTCTGGAGCGCCACCATCTTCATCTCCTTCTTGCCTTTGATGGGCTGGAGGTGTCCCGCAGTGCTTTCTCCACCCTGCTCACGCCTGTTTCCCTACATCAACCAGGGCTATCTGGCATGTTGGACCAGTTTCATACTGGTGCTTCTGGCTCTCATTTTGTGTGCTTATGCTCTCATCCTGTGGAAGGCCCACCGCCACGTGTCCTCCATGACGAGCCTCCAGGGAGCAGCAGGGACAGGCCAGGCCCGCATGAGGATGGATATCCGGCTAGCACGTATGTTTGGCCTGATCCTACTCATACTGGTGGGCTGCTGGCTTCCTGTACTCTCCTTCATGTTAGCTGATGTCTCTGTGCTCCTGACCCACACCCAACAGAGGGCCTTCGCCTTTTGCAGCACCCTCTGCCTGGTCAACTCTGCAGTCAACCCACTACTGTATGCACTGCGCTGTCGAGAGCTGAGAGTTGCTCTGCTGAAGTTGCTACAAAGGCTGTGTGAGACTGGGAGGTGTAAAAAAACCACAGACGATTTAACCACAGAATTACCCTCCACAGAAGACAACTGTACTGCCTTCACCGAGAATGATGAGATGCCCAGGACCAGAACCACCCAACTTAGCGTAATCTCAGAAATGGTGAACGATCAGAAATTGAACTTTAGAGAGTGA
- the akirin1 gene encoding akirin-1 produces the protein MACGATLKRSMEFEALLSPQSPKRRRCNPLPGTPGAPSPQRCNLRPPVDSPTHSMSPPAIGGENRLTPEQIFQNLRQEYSRIQRRRQLEGAFNQTEACSSSDAPSPSSSLNAPSSPPGASRKDQPSFTLKQVSYLCERLLKDHEEKIREEYEQILNTKLAEQYESFVKFTQDQIMRRYGARPASYVS, from the exons ATGGCTTGTGGAGCAACGTTAAAGCGGTCGATGGAGTTTGAGGCCCTCCTCAGTCCCCAGTCTCCCAAGCGGAGAAGGTGCAATCCACTACCGGGGACTCCTGGCGCTCCGTCCCCGCAAAGATGCAACCTCCGTCCGCCGGTCGACAGCCCAACGCATTCGATGTCTCCTCCGGCCATAGGAGGCGAAAACAGGCTCACTCCAG AGCAGATCTTCCAGAACCTCCGTCAGGAGTACAGCCGGATCCAGAGGCGGCGGCAGCTGGAAGGGGCCTTCAACCAGACTGAGGCCTGTAGCTCCAGTGATGCCCCCAGCCCCAGTTCCTCCCTCAACGCTCCCAGCTCCCCACCAG gtgCCTCAAGGAAGGACCAGCCCTCGTTTACACTGAAGCAGGTGAGCTACCTGTGTGAGCGGCTGCTTAAAGACCACGAGGAGAAGATCCGGGAGGAGTACGAACAGATCCTTAACACAAAACTCGCAG AACAATATGAATCTTTTGTGAAATTCACACAAGACCAGATCATGCGAAGATACGGGGCCCGGCCTGCTAGTT atGTCTCTTGA